One Salvelinus sp. IW2-2015 linkage group LG35, ASM291031v2, whole genome shotgun sequence DNA segment encodes these proteins:
- the LOC139022640 gene encoding trypsin-2-like yields the protein MWPALCLPVPREDAKIVGGYECKAYSQPHQCVSELWLLLTAADKNKLQCLNIPILSYSDCNNSYPGMITNAMFCAGYLEGGKDSCQGDSGGPVVCNGELQGVVSWGYGCAEPGNPGVYAKVCIFNDWLTSTMATY from the exons ATGTGGCCTGCTCTCTGTTTACCAGTCCCACGGGAGGACGCAAAGATCGTCGGAGGGTATGAGTGCAAGGCCTACTCCCAGCCCCACCAGTGTGTCTCTGAACTCTGG cttctccttaCAGCCGCTGACAAGAACAAGCTGCAGTGCCTGAACATCCCCATCCTGTCCTACAGCGACTGTAACAACTCCTACCCTGGCATGATCACCAACGCCATGTTCTGCGCTGGATACCTGGAGGGAGGCAAGGACTCTTGCCAG ggTGACTCCGGTGGCCCAGTGGTGTGCAACGGTGAGCTCCAGGGTGTTGTGTCCTGGGGTTATGGCTGTGCCGAGCCCGGTAACCCCGGTGTCTACGCCAAG gtTTGTATCTTCAACGACTGGCTGACCAGCACCATGGCCACCTACTAA
- the LOC111959121 gene encoding large ribosomal subunit protein bL17m, whose amino-acid sequence MRLTIQMLISHGRVARKMGLGPESRINMLRNILTGLVRHERIETTRGRADEVRFYAEKLIDYAKKGDTDEKAMKMANFWLTEKDLIPKLFKVLAPRFETQPKAYTRMARIPNRENLDKAAMAVLEYKGNPFPPLQTAKRDNELTLINQLLKGYREERAQQAAAKVEA is encoded by the exons ATGCGCCTCACCATTCAGATGTTGATATCCCATGGCCGGGTGGCCCGTAAAATGGGTCTCGGTCCAGAGTCCCGAATAAACATGCTTCGGAACATTCTTACCGGCCTTGTTCGACACGAGAGGATAGAGACCACCCGAGGCAGAGCAGACGAAGTTCGATTCTATGCTGAAAAG TTGATTGACTATGCCAAGAAGGGAGACACTGACGAGAAAGCGATGAAAATGGCAAACTTCTGGCTCACA GAAAAGGATCTGATCCCAAAGCTCTTCAAGGTCCTGGCTCCCAGGTTTGAGACCCAGCCCAAAGCCTACACCCGGATGGCCCGCATTCCCAACAGGGAGAACCTGGACAAGGCTGCTATGGCTGTGCTGGAGTATAAAGGCAACCCGTTCCCACCTCTCCAGACCGCCAAACGAGACAATGAACTCACACTAATCAACCAGCTCCTCAAAGGCTACAGAGAAGAGCGGGCACAGCAGGCAGCAGCCAAGGTTGAGGCATGA